TCAGCAAAATCGaccccacactcgcgttcgcggcttcgcgccgcgtagtctggagcgcgcttaaGGTTTGTAACCGAATGACAGTCGAACGCGAATGTAAACAGCAAGCGCGCGTCCCCTGCGAGCACCTTTGACTCGTGCCCAAAAACCGCTCCTCCACGCGAGTCCGGCGAGTGCGAGCTGAGCCGCTAAACGAGCCACGAGCCCACCGATTACACTCGCGTCTCGTGTCTCGCCTCGAGCTCGTAAGCTCGTCGAGCTAATGATTACACTCTCGGCTCGTGGCTCGTCCCGTGTCTCGCCACAGCTCGTAAGCTCGTCAAGCTAATTGATTTTAAACACAAACGGCACGGTAtaaaggccgtaacacaccatcgcaccgcaccaaggtcattgtgcgacgcacccataagtaagagcgagaaagagatatcgctttctttCACGGTTTGTAACCAAATGACAGCCGAACGCGAATATAAACAGCGAGCGCGCGTCCCTCGCGAGCCCATCGCTAGCCCCTTTGGCTCGCGCCCAAAAAACCGCTCCTCCACGCGAGCCAGGCGAGCGTAAAGAATATAATGGCGAGCGCGACCCGAGCCGCGAATATAAATCGGCTATCAACAACCACCACCGTCTTTTGCGCCATTTCTTTTTAATAACTTTGTTGCGCACACAGGCCTTATaagcacgagcgctttttcaactcGCGTTTGAATCCAGCCGGAATAAAGGGGCTTACACTTAAAGACCGAACCACTGTGGgccaggcgaaaatttcgtcattcatcgcctcccggttgatactttgtcaggtgaTAGTTTAGAAGCTATTATGAATTTCAAAACCATCagccagctgacggtctttccaccgcgatacaccCGGCTTACGTCTTttttaaggtccctccacactcatgcgctaatcagcgaactaggctccacactcgtgttcgcggcttcgcgccctgattcgcgcatgagtgtggagggacctttagatttagataaagcctggtgacaacCAGGCTTTAGGCCCCATACGCaggagagcttaaaaagcgttgcgtgtgtgactcacgcataagtaagagcgagaaagagacatcgctttctcgctcttacttatggtgcgccacacacgcaacgctttttaaacTCTCGTGCCAATGAGGCcttatcccatgaaccgtgatagctagacagttgaaatttttacagataatgtatttctgttgccgctataacaacaaatactaaaaaaagtacggaaccctcgggggacgagtccgattcgcacttgtcgcTTGATAAAAAAGCGCCGCGCTTAAAAACCGCCTTCGTGTGttatccatttgtgtcattcaaacgcttttttaacgcgcgttaaaaaagctcTCGTTGCTATGGGGTCttaagcgcttttttaacgctcgttgaaaaagcgctcgtggcATGAGGCctgtatttagcagatggcgccagaatagcttgccctgtcaatccctaaacccctccacactcatgcgcgaatcgcggcccgggatgccagccctttaagccaaatatcATAAGTCCCCTCCACTATCGTGCAGGAATCGCGGCGCGAGGCCGCAAAAAATTCAAATTCGcgaaataggctatttgactaatttttgaaaatggttttaattgattgtttatgacttaataattacactacattgatatttccgtgaaatttcctgtattaaatataaaaaacacaatgttaaagtttatttattttgaacgcgccttaaacgctgtttttgcaaaggggctaatcacgtcacacgtgtgacgtcacacgcgagtaaactcagtcaatgaccttagtaaatcttatggtttatgtgcattgaattgattatttcacggacttccggttcgagcgccatcttgatagttagcatagtgattaattattttgttttttgctcattaatattgtttaaagtgtaatatcgatagctttattatacaataatttaatgtggtagtgtgcagtgaatggagaattaattttgaagcgcgtttaaccaccatcttggagtcaacggccggtagtccacgtgcttcttgtaaagtctagctatcgaattacaagagctaacaaatcaccgtacactgtcttgtacaaccgtacaatttttgtcgtttttaaacctcttaataccttgatactggcgaaataggccactgggctgaagccataattttaaaagaagaagattatttcactgtaaaatggtatataaatggtgtatacgactataaaaaatccagttTCCATATTTccgtttgtttccgttccaaccttccaacgaatcccaaaaaaaaaaagaaaaatgtggttaaaactagcgcgaagagacccaaagagcattttagcgcatacaaatgtttttatgtgtgaagaccacttcgatgtaagtaatatttaactgtaaataaatatggtagttaaagcagcggattttgttgtatttaacgaaacaagatctaggtatttaatgtattactacataacctcataacatagctctttcagcattagtaggtagttagtagcatactttttctttcaaactaaagtgcagtatggagatactattctcatcatcgtattctatatatatatcgtcgtcgtattcgtatcatcgaaatcgaaatgttcgtaaataaacaatttctacgtatactcacacagctgtttttacatttctaagttccgcagcatagtaatccggattatctttaaagaaaagtgcaaccattgatgcgtctatgtctggtaggttgccgctatcagctttcacatatttcggctccattttgagattcttatgaatattgtgctactagatatacggataaatcggaatatatcagaaaactgtggaacaatattgtcttcggttaccgcgatataatccgttttcatagttttatttcatgtggaacaataactaaaattaactaaatacaaataaaacagttaaaatactcaaggcaatcaagaatgtttacgcgcgtgtgacgtcatccgagcgttgaccaatcacagagcgttcacgtccctgatgaaatttcaaaaaatattaaattttctttcgtttatattccaaaaactaaacataatttacattcaaatatagtgaaatatactttattagtttattatctttcaggataacagcaattcgttatatatttttaatgttgtcaaataccctattctaaTTTTTCTCTTCGCGCCTACACTTaataaatttgccgcttttttctactgacggaaatggcttgacagaccaTACCTTTGTTTATAGTTGCACCTTTGTGAATACTCTGccttattttcatttttcttttgatcAATCGATGCTTGTCAATGTCATTCACCTAAGCAGTCAATCAAGTCAATGACTCAATGTCATTCATGTGAATTTGCGTCATAACGACatcgtgttttgatttttatttctaCAATTTATTTCGTTCTGTTACATTACAAGTTGATTACAAGACGCGGTCACCCACGACCTCTTTGCCTACGACGGTCAAAGTCAAAGTTCACACTCATCGGTACTCCGACCATCTTATTTTACAACCCGGCTTTTGTTAATTTTGTTGCTTGTGTTAAGCTAGGGACTGCTCATGTTGCGTTACTGTGCTCACTTacgttttgtaattttataatatttccagATATTGGATTTGTACTGATAGACAATGAAAATCGACAATTATGGAGGGATTATTTGGTATCTCAAATATTTCGGCCTACCTTTAGCATTGTGCGTTACTATATGCAAAGTATACAACCGAGTGTCGCAGAAAAAGCAAAGGGCTACTTTACAAGGAAAGGCATGTATAGTTTTAAAAGATTACTATTGTATGTTTCAGCTTTTCTAGTGGATATGAGAGCTGCAAGTATCCATAATgtcattttaataatgtttttttatttcaggttGTACTCATAACTGGGGCCAGTTCTGGCATAGGGGAAGCATTGGCTCATGCTTTCTATGAGCAAGGAAGTAAGGTTGTATTAGCTGCTAGAAGGGAACCTGAACTCAATAGAGTTAAAACAGACTTGTTATCTAAGAAGCTGGTAAGCAGAAATTACATCTGAACTAGAAAATACCAAATTATTAGTTTAAGAGTGCTATTTCACCTGTCCAATTTATTGGTCCAATGAGTATTTGCATCTCACACTTtgcttaaccttttcgacgccatgtCAAACACCAAAGCAAactcactcggacgccacggcacccaagtgtcaaaactgaaattgaactttatgcacatgcacgtaggtctatgttgctctgtgggcTGTGTGGTTTGGCGTTGGACcagcggtgccgatatatccgtcattggcgtccaaaaggttaaagagAGAGTGAGACATTGGACAGATGAAATACCATCCTATGACCTTGGTTTGACCTTGATTGTTGTTAATTTTCAGCCAACTGCTACTCTTGAACCCATTGTAATTCGTTTGGATCTAGCAGATCTGGATAGTCTGGAAGGTTTTGCCAAAAATGTACAAACTCTTTGTGGCCAGGTGGACATTTTGATTAACAATGGTGGGGTATCTCACAGAGATTCAATACTGCACACAAAGATAGATGTTGACAAACAAATCATGTATATCAACTACTTTGGTCCTGTGTGCTTAACAAAAGGTAACACTGGCCATttcctaatattttattgtttacaaccAACTTTCATTTTCCTTGTTTCTGTAGccactgaaattaaattcaatatacgcaatatattttttattgagtaGGTAGGTTGATGATTAATATTTGTGATAATATTGTCTCTTTAGCTTCCTTAGCTATAATCTTTTCCTTTCAGCTTTGCTGCCAAAGATGGTTGAACAAAAGAGTGGTCATATAGTATTTGTAAGCTCTGTTCAAGGATTGATAGCTATCCCAGATCGTTCTGCGTATGCTGCATCCAAGTTTGCCATGCAGGCATTCGGAGATGCATTGAGATCTGAAATGCATCAGCATAATGTTAATGTCTCTGTAGTAAGCCCTGGATATGTCAAGACTGCAGTTTCTCTAAACGCCCTAAAGGGCAGTGGAGAAAGACATGCAGGTAAGAAGAGCACTTGTTTCCCAAACATGACTGTTGAGGCAGATCAACTTAGGTAACAACATAGAGCTCTCCAGTGTTTCATTCATGCCTGTTGATAGTTTGAACAGCACAAGTAGTAGTAGTGCAgctgtttataattttttactgGTTACTCCTCGAAAGTGTAAATATACTATTTTAGTTATGTAAGTACATCAAGGGCCGCCATCCATCCAGGAAACCTGACCGGATTTGTCCtagcagtggcgtagctaggcgtgggcgaagtgggccgtcgcccacggcctcgcgccccaaggagggcctcgcgcgaggcccctacAGGCACGGTGAAAgtaaagggcctcgcagatgcgatttcgcccacggctaaaTTAggtcacgctacgccactgtgtCCTAGTTTAGAGCCCTCTGGGTAAAACAGTTTTGTTGTGTCAGAGGCTCAGAGGTAACCCTACAAACAATTTCTGtttattaaatgataaaaaaagtatGGTATCCAGGAAATTAggtaatattacgcgaaactctgcatagagggcgtcactagcacaatcacagggcctaccatgaaacacgaaaatcgaaagttcggtttctgcctctctatcactcttgcatgtataagttactctatggttttcgataggtgctagtgctgcactctggcggtaGAATTTTGCAGTATTACTCCCTATTGACATGACACCATCACAACACATttttgttttacagtacattggtttttagggttccgtacctcaaaaaggaaaaaccggaacccttataggatcactcgtgcgtctgtctgtctgcctgtccgtctgtcacagcctattttctccaaaactactggaccaattcagttgaaatttggtacacatatgtaagtttgtgacccaaagatggacatgtaacgtaaacatattaattttaaacacaggggccacttttagggggtaaatgagaaaattaaaaaattaagtttgtcaaactatatcgtgttacatatcaaatgaaagacctctttgtgagaatctcaaatatattttttttataattttaaagtaaatagtttagagaagttattcaagaaaataggcaaaaaatgaccattccccccctttatctctgaaactactgggccaaaaattttgaaaaaaatacacaaaatagatctttacctatagattaccggaaattaattattacctattagaaatgtgcagtcaagcatgagtcggacttaattacttagtttttgatccgacccctacaggttttaaaagacatttcacataaaagatacattgtttaaattgtgtaatgtacggaacccttggaacgcgagtccgactcgcacttggccggtttttatttataccgTAATTTTTAACTTAGGTTAAGAACAGCcattgatagagttagaccaagacaagccTGCAacgttttgatagcacacgcagtgcaagtgttaaacgtcaaacttctatgaaattatgacgttataaataacacttgcactgcgtgtgctatcaaaatagttgcagacttatcttggttcgACTCTAGAATAAAAacgtggctttccatcagagaagggtctttattccttatgcttcaagtgcaataaggatgTTACCATCTGAAAtttcaacagaaattctgatagaaacgTCCTGATTGCAGataaagcataaggacccttctctgatggaaagccacaaatataaATTGTCTTTTTGTTCCCAGTGATGGATCAGTCAACTGCTGAAGGGTTTTCTGCAGAGTATGTTGCAGACAGGATTCTGGACATGGTAGTGTCCAAAGAAAATGATCTAGTGATTAGTCAGTTTCTACCAAAAGTGGCAATATTCCTCAGACACAACATGCCAGGACTCTATCATTGGGCAATGACCAGAAGGGCTACCAAAACAAGTGTCCCATAAATTACTGTTCCTCGTTTATATTGGGGATTTTGGGTTTTATCGTTAATATGCTATTTAAGTgtatcatcaatatcatcatttttagggttccgtacccaaagggtaaaaacgggaccctattactaagactccgctgtccgtctgtctgtctgtcaccaggctgtatctcatgaaccgtgatagctagacagttgaaattttcacagatgatgtatttctgttgccgctataacaacaaatactcaaaagtacggaaccctcggtgcgcgagtccgactcgcacgtggccgCTTTTTTTGTTATAGGTCTAACTAACGCTTAATTCGAAGGGTTGGTGGGAAGTTTTTACGGTTGACTGATTTGTGTTATGATGGTTTTGGACGCCAGTTCTAGTCAGActgaattatattaaaattacagtTAAAAATGAATTACTTAAAATTTACTTTCTTTCACACTAAGCCACCATCTGAGatttaacattaataaaatgtatttattaagtaGATTTTTATGGGATTCATCGGACgggatttaaatttaatattcgaGGAAACACGTACGTATTACTTATTAAGTTCATGGGGTATGCGTAGAAAAGAAATCTTATTTTATTAGGAGTTCAATCTAGAACTGAGATAGAGTTAGACTgaggtaagtctgcaacgattttgatagcacacgcagggCGTTATACAGTGGCGTAGtttgaactaatctagccgtgggcgaaatcgcatctgcgaggcccttttgtTTCACTGTACCCgcaggggcctcgcgcgaggccgtgggcgacggcccactttGCCCACgtctagctacgccactggcgttatttatacgtcataatttcatagaagtttgacgtttaaaataacagttccactgcgtgtgctatcaaaatcgttgcagacttatctcggtCTGACTCTAGCAATTGAGTA
This genomic stretch from Cydia strobilella chromosome 6, ilCydStro3.1, whole genome shotgun sequence harbors:
- the LOC134742114 gene encoding dehydrogenase/reductase SDR family protein 7-like, giving the protein MKIDNYGGIIWYLKYFGLPLALCVTICKVYNRVSQKKQRATLQGKVVLITGASSGIGEALAHAFYEQGSKVVLAARREPELNRVKTDLLSKKLPTATLEPIVIRLDLADLDSLEGFAKNVQTLCGQVDILINNGGVSHRDSILHTKIDVDKQIMYINYFGPVCLTKALLPKMVEQKSGHIVFVSSVQGLIAIPDRSAYAASKFAMQAFGDALRSEMHQHNVNVSVVSPGYVKTAVSLNALKGSGERHAVMDQSTAEGFSAEYVADRILDMVVSKENDLVISQFLPKVAIFLRHNMPGLYHWAMTRRATKTSVP